The genome window ACGGTCGTTTCCCAAAAGTATACATGGACTGATTTGTGCGTGTACCACGGAGTAACCCGGTAGTTtaatttacctcaaaatttagtGCATTTGAACGACATCATTGACATGTTTTAGCATTTTAGCCTTCCTTAGATCGTCGTTTGATATCGCTTGGGCTTCACTATTTGGCCGACTGAGATGCCATAGGCTCTACTACTTTTTCATGGCATGTTTTCATCAGTGAACACATCAGGGTTGTGTTGCGTAATACCTTATCTACTTTTTCTGCACAAAGGCAAACTCGATCTCTCACGACGGTCGAATCATGGCCAGGCAATGTCATTTTCAGCGCATTCTCAAACTGCGACACCCGAGATTCAAGCCACTTACGTCATTTATTTTCTTACAATCAAACTATTAAGCTCGGTGACATAATCCCCCCACTGCAACACGTCAATCTTTCAGAAACCGGAACCAGGGCCCATGGGGATCCTCGACGACATTGAGAGCAGGTGGTTGGGTGGTTCCTCTTTTAAGTTCCACCCATCAACATCTCACTGCTACCATTGTTCGTGAATCCCCGAGAGACGGAGAGATCCGCAACCGGAAATCGACTACACCGGGAAGAAAACGTCGGATATAAAATCCATTGTTTTTAAGAAATGATACAAATTTTCTACTCTCACCGGAAACGAATTTAATTTTACGACAACAGGGCAGACGACTTGCGACCGAAACACGGCAATTATTGTCATCATTCGCGCTCACCACAGGTGTATCGCGGGTTGCAATAATTGACATCTTTTGTCCGAATCTTGTGTCGCATGTCAGCCTGTTGTCGCCAAGAAACGAATGTATAATATTTCAATATGTCAGTCCATTGTCAGTGTTACCAACCCGCCTCCAATGACATGCCAATTTTCCCATCACCGTTCATTTTACGCGCAGTAACTGGAAAGGATACTCGGTTTTCAATAGCCGCATCGGTTTTGCGAGCCTCCCAACACCGATCAAATCGAAGGGATTGAGAAGTGCGCCATCTCCTCGACTGTAACAAAACTCTAGAAATAAATGTGCATTATCCACAATGCCGGCATGATCAGCGTGTGGCGCGTTTTCCATACCAACCTCGCCTGTGAACGTGGTTTCCATCCTACCGCTACTAGTCTGTGAATGATGCTTCAATACTTAGGAGCAACGGACAGTAAGTTATTGTCATACGTGTGGCGATCCAGATCGATGCCGTTGTCACTTTACTCGAGATGTTTTGGAAGAGTATCGACCAATCTTCGATACTTTTGTCATCAGAATTCTGAAGAAGCCGcggttttgatatcaaaatcacgCCAAGCAAGGCTTAGCGGACCATATGgtgatactacatgtacgtaCTTGCCAAAGAAGTACAAGATGAAAATCAACAGAAGCAAATCGCAGTTTTATTTGCCGTTCACCATTTCCAACTTGTTATAGATGCTACCATTAGGGGCAAAGCTCATTCCTTTTCGGCCTACTCGACACCTAATTCCCCTTCGATTGCTGGCTGCATGGCCGGTGATGGTCTGTCCATAAGGAGGTGAACTTCGCTCACATTACCACTGCAGACCTCGCCCATTGTTATTCCTTTTGTGTAGGGCACAAGATACATTCCTGATTCATCATGGCTGTTATCTAAAACAATGAGGGAAGAAGACAAACGGTCATTTTGGCAATCTATATGGGTGATCCACTGAATCTCGTTACGACCCCCTACTAAATGGGAGCCGGTGACCGGGCCGAGCGGAACGAAGCGAAACAAGACGGGAGCTCGACGGCATGCAAGCCAGCGGAAATCCGAAAACAGAATTGATAAGAAGGCTCCCCAACATAGCAACCTTTGATTAAGACTCCGATGAcgtccatttcgtcatctcTATCATGATGGCGTCCTACCAGGCGacaagacgaggccggtccactgcgtccggagtgtaccttCCATTGGTTCGTTTCTTATGACTGCACCGGTGATGCAGACTCTTGACTTCGTTGACTGAGTAATGGAAACATGTGTTGGCAGAGTGAATATCCCTCTGTACAACCGCAGTGGCAGAGGTTAAGTATGATACGTACTTGTTATTATCTCGACTTTCAGATTCCCAGCTCCGAATCTAGAAATCCTAAAACAAACGTAAAAGTCGCAACAGACTTTGGGCTTCTCAACTTTTCTGAAAGTAATGAAGTGCGACCATATCTTAAATGTTACACTGTCaataactgtacatgtatacctacATTCGTTCCGTACCTTAGTCAACAACAGACCCTTCTTTGCACTGTAGTTTTATTGTCTTTGCAGAATGAACTCCTTTAAAATCGTATCAGTGATATTGGATTGTGATTGGACTCTGATTGCAATTCAATCATCACCCGATGCCATTCAATGTATTACCCTCTTCAACCTTCCCGCATCACTCAATCGGCAAACAAACCACTCAGAGGCGTCAGGTACACTCTGGCCGCAGTGGACCGGTCTCGTCCCTCACCCAATGAGTcagtatgaataggatgacgaaatggactgcaccGGGAGTCTAGCGTCAGGTGGAATAAGGATCACATACCCATCCTTCTTCACCATTTCCGTGTACTTCAATAAAACAACGTCATTCGTTTGGAATTCACATCTGAACTTCTTGGTGTCGGCCCCGTTGTTCTCATAGATGTTGAGCTCTTTACCCTTCATCGTGAAAGCCATTGGCCCTTCGTACACCCACCAGTCGCCATGG of Lineus longissimus chromosome 17, tnLinLong1.2, whole genome shotgun sequence contains these proteins:
- the LOC135501522 gene encoding uncharacterized protein LOC135501522; this translates as MMFVWLLMLFAASTVAARKGFNKDDWSVYHNTGAFCDTMVASTTVKKPYLESCLKFCHNYVMEFCMVEIKENKGKCLASAKCDSFRPSNTPKESFVIYKGPAYGGGKCTIPERFHGDWWVYEGPMAFTMKGKELNIYENNGADTKKFRCEFQTNDVVLLKYTEMVKKDGKVEKPKVCCDFYVCFRISRFGAGNLKVEIITNNSHDESGMYLVPYTKGITMGEVCSGNVSEVHLLMDRPSPAMQPAIEGELGVE